A stretch of DNA from Serinus canaria isolate serCan28SL12 chromosome 14, serCan2020, whole genome shotgun sequence:
TTGCTTGAGAAATTGGcattttcagtgatttctgtgaTGTGTTGAGTAACATGCTCTCCTTGCTGCACTCAcccctgcccatgtcagggggctgcccctgctgtctgtggggctgggtgcCCTGAGGAAGTCTGTGCCTTCAGTGCAGGTAGTGGCACAGAGAAGTTATGGACCCATTAATACTTTTCCAAGCTGAAGGGGAACCTTACCCTTGTTTCCCAAgactctcagagctgctctgtgcttctccaccccacagctccgaagccagcctggctttggtGGGATTGGTGGCATCTTTCCCACAAGCACGTGACTGTGGCCATGCCAGATGGGGTGTGCATGGAGTCCCACGGcctgggggctggaggggctgttGGAACCTCTGATGGCACAGTTAGGGGTTGCTGCCTCAGCCATGGGTTGCTGCTTGCTCATGGTCACTGGCCCCAGTGTGGCTGCCGAGGAGGAACAAGATTGGGATCAGCCGCTCTCCGGGTGCCAGGGtatcccaggagcagctggggcgCTTGCACCAAGGCTTTGCACACCAGCACATCCTGGGGAAGGGCAGCAACAGCTCCTGCGCCCGAGGGGCGAGGGGAGATGGAGGGGCAGGGGGCACCCATGTGGCATTGGCTTGGGCTTCCAGCAGCCCTTTTCCACCTGGCTCTTGGAGGCATGCATGGGAGCGCCTGGCTGTCTCCAGCACCCACTGACACTTTCCTTCACCCTCTCTCTGTCCTCACAGCTCGCTGCcggaagagaaaagcaaaacaggcTCTTCCTTCGAGACCGGCCCAAAGCCCAGCGAGAAGCCGGATGCAGAACAAGCCGAGCTGGACACGGAGCAGAAGCGGAGCCGTGCCCGGGAGCGCCGACGAGAAGGACGGTCCAAGACCTTTGACTGGGCTGAATTTCGCCCCATCCAGCAGGCTCTGGTGCAGGAGCGCGCGAACGCCGCGGACTCCGCCAGCAGCGGCTCGGCCGCCTTTCCCAGGGACACCGGAGCTGCCGACACCGACCCCGGAGAGCTGGAGCGGGAGCGGGCCCGGCGGCGGGAGGAGCGGCGCAAGCGCTTCGAGATGATCGATGCTGTGGACGGGGCAGGGTCAGAAGAGGCGCTGAGGATGGAGGTGGACAGgatcctgcctgtccctgcagacatCAAACCGCAGAACGTCCACGTGGAGATCGAGCAGCGCTGGCACCAGGTGGAGACCACCCCGCTACGGGAGGAGAAGCAGATCCCCATCACACCCCTGCACCTCGCCCACGCCGAGGACCGGGAAGAGGGGCTGACGAAGCAGCACCTGACCAcgctgctggagaaggaggtAAAGGGATGGTGTGTAGCGTGCAGGCTGCCTGCCAGAGTGGCCTTCAGGCCACTGGAGTGGCTGTAGGGAGTGTGATATAGGCTTAAAAATACGTGTAAATATTCCTCCTTTATAATAGCAACTAGAAGGGATGCTATAGGTTCCTTGGGGAGCTGGCAAGGCACAGATACGCATCCATTCCTGCTCAGCCTTGCCAGCAGCTTTCAAGTTTCCCACAGTTGCAGAAAGGGCTGTTCTTATGGCCTGGTACTTCCTTACCCCTCCCAACCAACACAGCCTGATTTGTGGTGGTTGTAGCCAGCCTGTCTCTGACAAAATGGGTACAATCAAAGTGTATAAACCAGACTGCGAATTCCAGCTCCTAATCCTTTGTGCCTCTGCAGCTACAGAGACTTGTGTCTGCATTTATGAACTGCCATGAGCTGAGCACACAACACAAAAGTTCCCTTTTTGTGGAGCCTACATCAAATAGTCTTaagatttttggaaaagaatGGAGGAGACTCAGCTCACTTGGAAGAGTTCCGTGCCTGGGATAACAAAGGTTGTTGTTAGTTGGGATTAAGGTGTATTAGTGGGTATGAAGGGGGTAACCTTTTCTTACGGAATAACCAGGAATATCACCGAGCTGAACTGGGCTGGGATTTGCCAGGGTTGTGCCTGGCACAAGCTGGTGCCATTCATCCTTTGCTGCAGTGAGCTTTACGAATTACACTATTGCATAAATAAGTTCTTTCAGAGGGGAGGGGTTTTCCTGGCAAAATGAAATCCAGGTCCCAGAgtagagcagagcagagcagcgGTGCCATCAAAAGCTCCATTAAttctgctctgtgtcccctctgagTCACTTGTTCCTTATGGCTGATCCTCTGCCCACTCCCTGGACGCTGTCTCTGTTCATGTccctccagctggagcagaagcagaaggaggccctggagctgctggagcagaaccGGCACCTGCAGGATCAGCTGAAAGTGGCTCTGGGCCGGGAGCAGAGCGCCCGGGAGGGCTACGTGTTGCAGGtaggagagcagggaggagatggagatCCATCTTCCCTGTGCCTGAGGGATCCCTGGTGGGCTTCCATCTGCGGTGTTCGTGGGGACATCCTGGGTGACCACCACTGAGCTCCCAGAGATTTGACCTTCTTGCAAACATGGCTAATTCTGTAGCATTACTAGAGTCATTTGCTGATGGAAACCTCTGATCTGGGATGGAGTCGAAGGTAGCATTACCTGTTAGCATTcccaagggaaaacaaaacagagccAGACAGATGGGACTTCAGCAAAGTCCACCTCTGATCCATCCCATTCTGTGTTTGCCGTTGCAGCAGCTGTTTCCCCCTTTCTGTGCCCCAGATTCTCCCCTCAGGCAGCAGGGTGCCCACAAGGCTTTCCAAGCATCCTATAGCCCACCAGTTGTTCCTGGCTGGGGATTTTGTCTTCCTGTTACACGGGCAAACACAGGACACTCAGATGTATCTCCCGGTCACGTTCCCTCCAGCCAGAGTGGGATTTGCACTGGGATGACCTGTTATCTTGGATTACTTTGGTGGTTTCTGCTGTCACAAGATTCCTCAGCAAAGCCTTGGAGTTTTGGAGGATCTGACAAAAGAAACAGGATGGTCTTTGGGAAAACCTTTCCTCCCCTCATCCAAACAAAGCAGGTtttttccagcccttcctctggGAACATCCATGCCCAGGGGAAGTTGTGGCACCTGCAGGGCAGCTtctggctgctctcaggggtCCATAGTCTTGTTCTGTGCAGGGGCAGCATTTTGACCTGATCAAATCTACTCGACCAAACTGGCTGTGGATCAAAGTGGCCACGCGTTGCCACACGCTGCGCTCCCGTGGCAGCAAAACCCAGTGTGAATGCCAAACCTTGCATCCTTATTTCTCACAGGAAAATTTTCCCCGAAGAAGTTGCACAGGCAgtggagccagcccagggagggggacATCTTGCCTTCCTTGCCCATGATCTCCCAGGAGGAGTAATTAATTCATTTCTGGAGTCTCCGAGCTGACAGTGCCTGCTTGGAGGAGTTCCATTTTcacttggcagagctggaagagtTACTAAGTCCCACTTCCCTGGGGCAGAGGCATCTGACCTCCCTTTGCCTGGAGCCTGGAGAAATCAGGGACTGGGGATAAAAGCTGGATGCTGAATCCACCATCAGATTGAAGTTGGCCACAGTGCCTCGATACGAGGAGGGGTGGTGAGAGGGGAAGCCTGCAGAGAGGTTGAGCTGCAGAGAGAAGTGACCCAAACTTGGACCTGGAAGTTGGAGAGGGTTTTTGGAAAGGTTGGAGGTTTTTGCCTGCTCCAGTCTAATTGTTCTGGGGATTTCCCTTGTGTCTCTTGGGAAGCAGAGGGATTAAAGTCCTGTTGTAGAAGGGAGTAACCccaccaaaccctgctggggTGGAGAGAGTGGAGCCACTGGGGGAATTCTGCAGCCAAACATCACAGCGTTTTTTTGGACAACCCCTCTGAATTTCCCCTCTGAATGCTGCCCCCCCGTCACGATTTTGGGGAGGTTCCTGCATTGTCTATTAGGAGGGCTGATAGAGAAGCCTGACTGCTGCCAagcccatccctcctgagctgcctgggagGCACCAACCCCTCCTTGGCAGCCTGACCAGCCCCACAGGGAccccccaggcactgcctgtTCCGTGAGGCAGTGCTGAGCCACCCCTCCAATGCATGTGCCCTGCACCAAAGCCTGTCTGGCCTTGTGTAACCCCTCTCTTGCTCTGAGCTTCCTCGGGATGGGGCACCCTAACCTTGATCCCTACTGGGAGAAATaccaggagctcctgctcctggcaaaTGGGCTGGAgacatcccctgctccagccactgtGGGTGGGAGGGGGCACGTACTAACCTGTCCCAGACAAATATTCTTGCATGTTTTTGGTGTAAAGCATGAAGTTTAACTTAACATAACTGAGTGTCACATCTGTGGGCTTTCCTTAATCAGCAACCAGAGTACAGCAAGGCAGGCCAAATTCCTAGGCTTAACGCTGTGCTTCTCTCACCTCTTCCtgtctgtgtattttcttttttaagataCATAATTTCTGTCGCCTTTTGCATGACGCTTTCTGTGAGTTTTCTCTTTGCATGCTCCATTGCTTTGGTTTGAATCTCACAAAGGTtggtttctttcatttttacattcTCATCacaccttttccttccctccattTGTCgggctttttattttgtcctttgttggtttattttattttgcaggtaGAGAAATTAGATCCTCCCTAGCCCTAAGCTTTAGCATAACAGCATCTCTCTAAAACCATGAGCAGCCACTCAGTCCTGTTTGGCAGGCACAGAAATGACATCGCCACCACAATGGCTGGTCCGTCGCCCCGTGTATGGGTGGGATTGATGTCATTTGCTGTCACCTCACTTTCTGTTGTTGCTTTTGGTCGATGGACTGTATTACCTGAACTGTGCACTTTTTGtttcacaaacaaacaaacttgCTAAAAAAAAGCAGTTCCTTTCTCCTCCACCTTGtttcatctcctcctcctcatcatccttggcatttttcttttgtctgtctgtctctgttttgctgctggtgtttctttttcattgtttttttgaTTCTGTTTgagtttgggtttatttttttttccatttagcCTGTTACTGTACAGCTGTTTTGATGTTGTGGTCAGTGTTTTCTGTTACTGGAAAGCAGTTGTcgctcattaaaaaaaaaaaataaaaagttggtTAAACAAACCAAATTGTGCCAAGAACAAATCATCCCAATTGGAGCAATGGGTAGCAGCCAAGTCGCTGTGAGGAGCTTTTCCATGGCCTGCCTGGCCAGAGGTGTGACACTCAGAAGGGAGAGCCAAGAGTGTTACTAATCTAGtatttaatcaatttttttaagaCCGAGGTGGCCGCCTCGCCATCAGGTGCCTGGCAGAGGCTTCATAAAGTCAACCAAGACCTCCAAAGCGAGCTGGAAGCCCAATGCCAGCGTCAAGAGGTGATCAATCAGCAGATTCAGTCGCTGAAGCGCAGCTACGCCGAGGCCAAGGACGTGATCCGGCACCACGAGGCCGAGATTCAGAGCCTGCAGGCGAGGCTCAGTAACGCGGCGGCCGAGCTCGCCATCAAGGAGCAGACCCTGGCCAAGCTCAAGAGCGACCTGAGGAGCGAGAAGGAGAAAgccaaagagcagctggaggagtgGCAGCACGGCGAGGCCGcgctcagctcccagctgaagGCCAGCGAGCAGAAGCTGAAGAGCGCggaggctctgctgctggagaagacGCAGGAGCTGCGGGACCTGGAGatgcagcaggctctgcagcGGGACCACCAGAAGGAAGTGCAGCGGCTCCAGGACAGGATCGCAGACCTCAGCGGGCAGCTGAATGCCAGCGAGCAGGCACGGGTCCTCatggaggagaagctgcagaagaaCTATGAGGCTTTGCTGGAGAGCTGTGAGAGGGAGAAGCAGGTTTTGATACGGAGCCTGAAGGAGGTGGAGGACAAGGCCAATGAGTACGAGaatcagctgcagaacagcGAGCAGCAAATGGAGATTctgcagaaggagaagctgaGCGCCAAGTTCGAAGGCAGCGAGCTCGTCCaccagctggaggagcagctggccATGAAGGAGGCCAGCATCCAAAAACTTGCTGAGCACATCAAGGAGCTCGAAAGGGAGAGAGATCAGATCAAGTGCCGGTTCCAAGAGCTCATGAATCAGGTGGCTGAGTCGGATAACGAAGTTGCAAAGCTACAAGCAAAGTTGAAAATGGAAGAGACCAACTACCACAATCTGGAGCAGTCGTTCGAGGAGGTGTCAGATCAGTTCCGGGGGGTGCAGGAGGtgctgaaagagaaggaagaagagctgAGACACGTTAAGGAAATGCACTTGAGAATTGTGGAGAAGAAAGATCAAGATCTCAGTGAGGCTTTGGTTAAAGTGGTTGCTTTAGATAGCAGTTTAGAGGAGACTAAAGTAAAGCTAAAGGCCAAGGAGGAGGCTTTAAAGAAATTAGCTAGTGTGGGCACAGGTCCATGTGCTGAGGAGGCAGAAGATCTTGGCCCCAGTCTTGAGGCGGACGAAAGTCATCCATCCCAATTGGGGCAGGCTCTGCAAACTCAGGATGTCCTCCCAGCTCTGACTTATGCactgaaggaggaagaggatgaggtTCTTGAGACCAGTCAGAGGCAAGTGGAGGAATTTGGCTCCCCATCTAAAGTTGTAGAGCTCCAGGATCAAGAGTTGGTTCAGAAAGCTTTAGCAAAGCCTGACGTAGGAATCATGGGGGCCAAGAGGCAAAGGATCCGTTTTTCAAGCATCCAATGTCAAAAATACATCCATCCAGATGGATCGGAGAAAAACTGGACAAGCAGTACCTCTTCAGACACAAGCCAGGACAGATCTCTGTCTGAAGAAAGCATGTcctcagagccagctctgggtTACCCCTCATCAGGGACCAGTGATTCTGAGACTTATCTCTCCATCATCCATTCCTTGGAAACCAAACTGTATATTACAGAGGAGAAGCTCAAAGATGTGACAATGAAGCTTGAAAGCCAGCACGGCCATAACCAGGAGACGCTCATCGCCCTCCACCATCAGTGGGCCAGCACGGAGTCCCAGCTGCGGGAACAGCTTCAGACCAGCTTGTCCCAAGTCAATGCTTTGATCTCACAGCTGGAGAGCGAGAGGCAGGAAAAGTTCAAGCTCATAGAAAGTCACGTCAGCGAGCTGGGAGGTTTCCAGATGAAAAACGATCAAGCGCTGACTTGTTTAGAgaagtgcagggagcagctAAGATCCTTGCCCAAATCAGACAAGGATAAAGAGGGTGATTTGTTCGTTGTTACTCTGTCTAGCATGGAAACAACTTTATCAAATGCAATCCAAGCCTTGAGTGGAGCGCCAGTCCCATCGGAGTATCAGAGTGAAAGCCTCACCACggagagctcagctccagaAGGAGGGGATTTGGGAGAAGAGGAGCACGTCTCCAAGGAGCAGCAAGCAGATGTGTTTGACACCGGCCAGCTGAGGTGGCTTTCTGAGAGGGTGGCCTTTGAGGCCTCTCTCATCAACCAAATAGCAGAGTCTTTGAAAAATGCGAGCTCTGAGATAAGCCAGCTTCTGAGAGAGATCCAGGGAACGGCTGAGGTGGCTTTGTTGGAGCCATCAAGTGTTTCTCATACAGCCAATGATTTGGCCAGCATCCTGTctaaaaagctgctgctggaaggggagTTTTGGAGCCAGGTGGAGGAGCTGAGAGCTCACTTGAGCACTAgagaaggagaagctgagagTAAAACAGAAACAAGTTTGGGCATTTCCCCATGTTTTCTCAGTACTGTAGCAGATGCTACATTGATCAAGGCGGAACTTGGGTTTGttgcagagaaaatgagagaatCTTTTCATCAGAGGTTAAAAGCAATTGAAGAAGAGCTCCATAATACCAAaacagctctccagcagcacaaatgcATGTTGGAAGAGATCATCAAAGCATACAGGACTCCTGAGTTAGACAGAGTTATGCTCCAGATTTCTGAAGCActtgaaatacaaaaagatGCTTCGGAAAGAACCCAGATCTCTTGGGATGGGAGCTGTGTCCAAATGGGGCCGTGCCAGGAATTAGCCAAGGTGGAGGAGACTGGCAGTGCCCCAGACCGTAGTAGTGAAGCTCTTGTTTCCATTCAGGAAGATCTTGCCCAGCAGCTAAAGGACAAATCCAATGTTCTGAAGGAGATATCTGTTGCCTTACTCTCTCTGCCTCCCGAGGAGGCCATGAGAGACTGTCAGAAGCTCCTGAAGATGTCCCAGAGTCTTTCCTACCATTCGTGCATGGGAGACCTGGAGCGGTACTCATCTTTGCTAGTCCACGATGCCATTGTTCAGGCTCAGGTTTGTTACGCCGCTTGCAAAGTGCGGCTGGAGCACGAGAGGGAGATGAAGTCCTACAAGGAGTCCCTGCAGAGCATGGatgccctgtgccaggagcgTGTGAAGACAGCGTCTCTCCTGCAGGACGAGTACgaggagctgctcaggaagcagcagggcgAGTACAGCGAGGTGATCGCCGTGCTGGAGAGGGAGAACGCTGACCTCAAGGCAAAGGTGTCCCAGCTGGACAACCAGAGGAGGCTCCTGGAGGAGGAAGGGCACGAGCAGAGCAAGAGCTTGAGCGAGCTGCAGGGGCGGTATGAGGAGGAGATCCGAAACGTGATCGAGCAGCTCAACAGGACAGAGGATGCCCTGAAGGCCGAGAGGGTGGAGGGGCTCAACCAGCTGGACGCCGTTGTTCGCGACAAGCAGAACATGGAGCAGTATCACCTGGAGCAGATGCAAACGCTGGAGGAGAAGTTCCAAGCCAAGATCAAGGAGCTGCAGGTCATCCACAGCGAGGAGCTGCAGGCGCTGCAGGAGCACTACAGCCAGAACCTGCAGCGCCTCCAAGAGACCCTTGATGAGTACCAGAGGCAGCACCCGGAGGCGTCCCCCGCGGTGGCCCcgggctctggggacacctgggtggCCGGCGAGGCGGGTGGCACCGGGCAGGACCCCGGCAGCGACCCGGACTCCATGCACGGCCTGAGGGAACgcatccaggagctggaggccCAGATGAACGTCATGAGGGATGAGCTGGAGAACAAACATCTGGAGGGGAACGCTTCCACTCTGAGGGAAAAATACCAGAAAGACTTTGAAAACCTAAAGGTCTTGATATGTTTAacacttttctgctttctgctgctgagtgTGTGGGAGGGCATGTGCAGTCCCAGGGTTTGCTTTCCGAACCAAGGGACATCCCCTGAAAGAGCCAGTGTGCTGAAACAAGCCCCAGAGTATTAGCCAGGCCTCTGTAAAGCATGGtgtttccttcttctccatgctGGGATATTCTAAATGCATTGCTGAGGGCTTGGGAAGGTGGATCTCTGGAGGTGGTCTTTGTGTGGAGAGGGAGAGAGTTTCAAAGTAGCTCAATAACATCACACTCGCCTTCAACATGAAGACCTCAGTGTTTCTCCTTGTACCAAAACATATGCTTTGTTTGTGActtgcctttaaaaatatttctcagctCTCTCTTTCCCAGTCTGATCAAATCTCcagtctgtctctgctgccttcagaaatgcagaatgaaatggaaattcaATGCTCTCTCAAAATGTATGTTCCTAGGGAAAGTAGCTGCAAACAGATGCCAAATTCTGTAGCaaagcagagctcctgtgcaggAGGCTGCGAGGACCATGCTGGTGTTGGACACAGTAATTCTGTACACAACAAAGAGTGCACAGTTACAGAACACCCAGGTGAGGTGCAGAGAAACCCACTGGCAATGAAATGGCACCGTTCAAATTGCCCCACCAGCCAGACTGGCTGTAAAACTGGTTTGAGATCATCCagcatctaaaaaaaaaaatgggtttggTGGTTTGCTTTTCCTAGGTGAGCATTCCCAGTTTGGAAGTGAGTTTAGGGCTGTAGAGGACTCTGGCAGCACAAGGGGAGCTGCCAGGTTGAACAGGAAGCCAAAAGGCAGCGatgcagaggctgtgccagtGAAGCTCTCACAGACCAGTTGCTCTTAAGAATCAGCAAAAATGTGGGAGAGCTTGCTTCCAGCCACAAGATCCAGCACACATTTGAGTTGGGGGTGAGGTGTGGCTTAGCTCCAGCCAAAAGCTGGTTtcagcctggggagagcagtAGTTTTGCTGAATCCCATTGGAATTAAGCAGTGGTGGTCAGAAAGCCAACCAAGCCATTGGAAACCTGCCCAAACTGGAGGCTTGAATGTGCTTCATTCTTCTCTTAAGAACCTGATGGAGAATGTAACATCAGTAGCACCAGTAACATCAGTAACACAAGCATAACTCTTCaacttggagaagagaaggctccaggaagaCTTTGGAGACCTTTCCACTGCTTAGAGGgactccaagagagctggaagggacttctGGCAAAGGCATGAAGTGGcaagacaagggggaatggccttTAGATGAAGAAAAAGTAGATTTAGATTTAATATTAggcagaaattcttccctgtgagggtggtgaagccctggcacaggtggccCCAaaaagctgtggttgccccatccctggaagtgtccaagaccaggttcaaggcttggagcaacctcgaatagtggaaggtgtccctgcctgtggcagggggtggaacagg
This window harbors:
- the MPRIP gene encoding myosin phosphatase Rho-interacting protein isoform X2, whose translation is MAAKDNPCRKFQANIFNKSKCQNCFKPRESHLLNDEDLNQAKPIYGGWLLLAPEGTDFDNPVHRSRKWQRRFFILYEHGLLRYALDEMPTTLPQGTINMNQCTDVVDGEGRTGQKFSLCILTPEKEHFIRAENKEIISGWLEMLIVYPRTNKQNQKKKRKVEPPTPQEPGPAKMAVTSSNIPSAEKVPATKSTLWQEEMRGKDQADGGSGIGPAQSPMQGQAGAASSMKDPVLDSKEEESSMNADRIDCGRKTRVESGYFSLEKTKQDSKLEEQQLPPPPSPPSPSTPNNSFSLNSLDSKSSCPMHKDSNNRDVERGAEKSGRPLSFKASRQYTTLADVPKAIRISNREAFQVERKRLERRTRARSPGREEVARLFGNERRRSQVIEKFEALDIENAEHMETSAPGGAALSSETRQGRSEKRVFPRKRDFTCEGAAVGSILDVSASPLSPHRRAKSLDRRSTESSMTPDLLNFKKGWLTKQYEDGQWKKHWFVLTDQSLRYYRDSVAEEAADLDGEIDLSTCYDVTEYPVQRNYGFQIHTKEGEFTLSAMTSGIRRNWIQTIMKHVRPTTAPDVTSSLPEEKSKTGSSFETGPKPSEKPDAEQAELDTEQKRSRARERRREGRSKTFDWAEFRPIQQALVQERANAADSASSGSAAFPRDTGAADTDPGELERERARRREERRKRFEMIDAVDGAGSEEALRMEVDRILPVPADIKPQNVHVEIEQRWHQVETTPLREEKQIPITPLHLAHAEDREEGLTKQHLTTLLEKELEQKQKEALELLEQNRHLQDQLKVALGREQSAREGYVLQTEVAASPSGAWQRLHKVNQDLQSELEAQCQRQEVINQQIQSLKRSYAEAKDVIRHHEAEIQSLQARLSNAAAELAIKEQTLAKLKSDLRSEKEKAKEQLEEWQHGEAALSSQLKASEQKLKSAEALLLEKTQELRDLEMQQALQRDHQKEVQRLQDRIADLSGQLNASEQARVLMEEKLQKNYEALLESCEREKQVLIRSLKEVEDKANEYENQLQNSEQQMEILQKEKLSAKFEGSELVHQLEEQLAMKEASIQKLAEHIKELERERDQIKCRFQELMNQVAESDNEVAKLQAKLKMEETNYHNLEQSFEEVSDQFRGVQEVLKEKEEELRHVKEMHLRIVEKKDQDLSEALVKVVALDSSLEETKVKLKAKEEALKKLASVGTGPCAEEAEDLGPSLEADESHPSQLGQALQTQDVLPALTYALKEEEDEVLETSQRQVEEFGSPSKVVELQDQELVQKALAKPDVGIMGAKRQRIRFSSIQCQKYIHPDGSEKNWTSSTSSDTSQDRSLSEESMSSEPALGYPSSGTSDSETYLSIIHSLETKLYITEEKLKDVTMKLESQHGHNQETLIALHHQWASTESQLREQLQTSLSQVNALISQLESERQEKFKLIESHVSELGGFQMKNDQALTCLEKCREQLRSLPKSDKDKEGDLFVVTLSSMETTLSNAIQALSGAPVPSEYQSESLTTESSAPEGGDLGEEEHVSKEQQADVFDTGQLRWLSERVAFEASLINQIAESLKNASSEISQLLREIQGTAEVALLEPSSVSHTANDLASILSKKLLLEGEFWSQVEELRAHLSTREGEAESKTETSLGISPCFLSTVADATLIKAELGFVAEKMRESFHQRLKAIEEELHNTKTALQQHKCMLEEIIKAYRTPELDRVMLQISEALEIQKDASERTQISWDGSCVQMGPCQELAKVEETGSAPDRSSEALVSIQEDLAQQLKDKSNVLKEISVALLSLPPEEAMRDCQKLLKMSQSLSYHSCMGDLERYSSLLVHDAIVQAQVCYAACKVRLEHEREMKSYKESLQSMDALCQERVKTASLLQDEYEELLRKQQGEYSEVIAVLERENADLKAKVSQLDNQRRLLEEEGHEQSKSLSELQGRYEEEIRNVIEQLNRTEDALKAERVEGLNQLDAVVRDKQNMEQYHLEQMQTLEEKFQAKIKELQVIHSEELQALQEHYSQNLQRLQETLDEYQRQHPEASPAVAPGSGDTWVAGEAGGTGQDPGSDPDSMHGLRERIQELEAQMNVMRDELENKHLEGNASTLREKYQKDFENLKATCERGFAAMEETHQKKIEDLQRQHQRELEKLREEKDRLLAEETAATISAIEAMKNAHREELERELEKSQRSQISSVNADIEALRRQYLEELQSVQRELEVLSEQYSQKCLENAHLAQALEAERQALRQCQRENQELNAHNQELNNRLAAEITRLRTLLTGEGGGEAAGSPLTQGKDAYELEVLLRVKESEIQYLKQEISSLKDELQTALRDKKYASDKYKDIYTELSIVKAKADCDISRLKEQLKAATEAQGEKSPVNTTVSGYDIMKSKSNPDFLKKDRSSVSRQLRNIRSKSVIEQVSWDN
- the MPRIP gene encoding myosin phosphatase Rho-interacting protein isoform X1, producing the protein MAAKDNPCRKFQANIFNKSKCQNCFKPRESHLLNDEDLNQAKPIYGGWLLLAPEGTDFDNPVHRSRKWQRRFFILYEHGLLRYALDEMPTTLPQGTINMNQCTDVVDGEGRTGQKFSLCILTPEKEHFIRAENKEIISGWLEMLIVYPRTNKQNQKKKRKVEPPTPQEPGPAKMAVTSSNIPSAEKVPATKSTLWQEEMRGKDQADGGSGIGPAQSPMQGQAGAASSMKDPVLDSKEEESSMNADRIDCGRKTRVESGYFSLEKTKQDSKLEEQQLPPPPSPPSPSTPNNRYSYPKSPSQEHAQPFPSPGVRSGDRMIHSFSLNSLDSKSSCPMHKDSNNRDVERGAEKSGRPLSFKASRQYTTLADVPKAIRISNREAFQVERKRLERRTRARSPGREEVARLFGNERRRSQVIEKFEALDIENAEHMETSAPGGAALSSETRQGRSEKRVFPRKRDFTCEGAAVGSILDVSASPLSPHRRAKSLDRRSTESSMTPDLLNFKKGWLTKQYEDGQWKKHWFVLTDQSLRYYRDSVAEEAADLDGEIDLSTCYDVTEYPVQRNYGFQIHTKEGEFTLSAMTSGIRRNWIQTIMKHVRPTTAPDVTSSLPEEKSKTGSSFETGPKPSEKPDAEQAELDTEQKRSRARERRREGRSKTFDWAEFRPIQQALVQERANAADSASSGSAAFPRDTGAADTDPGELERERARRREERRKRFEMIDAVDGAGSEEALRMEVDRILPVPADIKPQNVHVEIEQRWHQVETTPLREEKQIPITPLHLAHAEDREEGLTKQHLTTLLEKELEQKQKEALELLEQNRHLQDQLKVALGREQSAREGYVLQTEVAASPSGAWQRLHKVNQDLQSELEAQCQRQEVINQQIQSLKRSYAEAKDVIRHHEAEIQSLQARLSNAAAELAIKEQTLAKLKSDLRSEKEKAKEQLEEWQHGEAALSSQLKASEQKLKSAEALLLEKTQELRDLEMQQALQRDHQKEVQRLQDRIADLSGQLNASEQARVLMEEKLQKNYEALLESCEREKQVLIRSLKEVEDKANEYENQLQNSEQQMEILQKEKLSAKFEGSELVHQLEEQLAMKEASIQKLAEHIKELERERDQIKCRFQELMNQVAESDNEVAKLQAKLKMEETNYHNLEQSFEEVSDQFRGVQEVLKEKEEELRHVKEMHLRIVEKKDQDLSEALVKVVALDSSLEETKVKLKAKEEALKKLASVGTGPCAEEAEDLGPSLEADESHPSQLGQALQTQDVLPALTYALKEEEDEVLETSQRQVEEFGSPSKVVELQDQELVQKALAKPDVGIMGAKRQRIRFSSIQCQKYIHPDGSEKNWTSSTSSDTSQDRSLSEESMSSEPALGYPSSGTSDSETYLSIIHSLETKLYITEEKLKDVTMKLESQHGHNQETLIALHHQWASTESQLREQLQTSLSQVNALISQLESERQEKFKLIESHVSELGGFQMKNDQALTCLEKCREQLRSLPKSDKDKEGDLFVVTLSSMETTLSNAIQALSGAPVPSEYQSESLTTESSAPEGGDLGEEEHVSKEQQADVFDTGQLRWLSERVAFEASLINQIAESLKNASSEISQLLREIQGTAEVALLEPSSVSHTANDLASILSKKLLLEGEFWSQVEELRAHLSTREGEAESKTETSLGISPCFLSTVADATLIKAELGFVAEKMRESFHQRLKAIEEELHNTKTALQQHKCMLEEIIKAYRTPELDRVMLQISEALEIQKDASERTQISWDGSCVQMGPCQELAKVEETGSAPDRSSEALVSIQEDLAQQLKDKSNVLKEISVALLSLPPEEAMRDCQKLLKMSQSLSYHSCMGDLERYSSLLVHDAIVQAQVCYAACKVRLEHEREMKSYKESLQSMDALCQERVKTASLLQDEYEELLRKQQGEYSEVIAVLERENADLKAKVSQLDNQRRLLEEEGHEQSKSLSELQGRYEEEIRNVIEQLNRTEDALKAERVEGLNQLDAVVRDKQNMEQYHLEQMQTLEEKFQAKIKELQVIHSEELQALQEHYSQNLQRLQETLDEYQRQHPEASPAVAPGSGDTWVAGEAGGTGQDPGSDPDSMHGLRERIQELEAQMNVMRDELENKHLEGNASTLREKYQKDFENLKATCERGFAAMEETHQKKIEDLQRQHQRELEKLREEKDRLLAEETAATISAIEAMKNAHREELERELEKSQRSQISSVNADIEALRRQYLEELQSVQRELEVLSEQYSQKCLENAHLAQALEAERQALRQCQRENQELNAHNQELNNRLAAEITRLRTLLTGEGGGEAAGSPLTQGKDAYELEVLLRVKESEIQYLKQEISSLKDELQTALRDKKYASDKYKDIYTELSIVKAKADCDISRLKEQLKAATEAQGEKSPVNTTVSGYDIMKSKSNPDFLKKDRSSVSRQLRNIRSKSVIEQVSWDN